One genomic region from Bacillus aquiflavi encodes:
- the parE gene encoding DNA topoisomerase IV subunit B, which produces MANKELPFKYDDDAIQVLEGLDAVRKRPAMYIGSTDVRGLHHLVYEIVDNAVDEALGGFGDHVIVKIHKDNSISVQDKGRGMPTGMHKLGKPTPEVIFTVLHAGGKFGQGGYKTSGGLHGVGASVVNALSEWLVVNIKRDGFVYEQRFENGGTPVTTLEKIGKTNQTGTSIRFKPDRDIFSTTSFNYETLAERLRESAFLLKDLKIDLYDERNDLHQLFHYETGIEAFVTYLNEEKDVLHPVVSFSGEQTGIEVDFAFQFNDGYSENVLSFVNNVRTKDGGTHEAGFKTAMTRTFNEYARKVGLLKEKDKNLDGADIREGLSAIVSVRIPENLLQFEGQTKGKLGTSEARSVVDAVVSEHLSYFLEENPDISSLLIKKTIKAFQAREAARKAREEARSGKKRKRSDALLSGKLTPAQSRNPKKNELYLVEGDSAGGSAKQGRDRRFQAVLPLRGKVINTEKAKLQDIFKNEEINTIIHAIGAGVGADFNLEDINYDKIIIMTDADTDGAHIQVLLLTFFYRYMKPLVEAGKVFIALPPLYKVSKGSGKKEIIEYAWNDDELQTVLKKVGKGYNFQRYKGLGEMNAEQLWETTMNPETRTLIRVQIDDGARAERRVTTLMGDKVEPRRKWIEANVAFGLNEDSNILDNENISVQEGVK; this is translated from the coding sequence GTGGCGAACAAAGAATTACCATTTAAATATGATGACGATGCCATACAAGTCCTTGAAGGTCTTGATGCTGTAAGAAAGCGTCCAGCTATGTACATAGGAAGTACTGATGTACGCGGGCTACATCATCTCGTTTATGAGATTGTAGATAACGCAGTTGACGAAGCGCTTGGGGGCTTTGGTGATCATGTCATTGTAAAAATACATAAAGATAACTCAATTAGTGTTCAAGATAAAGGACGCGGAATGCCAACTGGTATGCATAAGCTTGGCAAGCCAACTCCAGAAGTGATTTTCACTGTTCTTCATGCTGGAGGTAAATTTGGACAGGGAGGATATAAAACGAGCGGTGGATTACACGGGGTTGGAGCTTCAGTTGTGAATGCTCTTTCAGAGTGGCTCGTTGTCAATATTAAGCGTGACGGCTTCGTATATGAACAACGTTTTGAAAATGGCGGAACACCTGTAACGACTTTAGAAAAAATCGGAAAGACGAATCAAACCGGAACATCGATTCGATTTAAGCCGGACCGGGATATTTTTTCGACTACTTCATTTAACTATGAAACATTAGCGGAACGTTTACGAGAGTCGGCATTTTTGCTAAAAGACTTAAAGATTGACCTTTACGATGAGCGGAATGACTTGCACCAATTGTTCCACTATGAAACTGGAATCGAAGCATTTGTTACCTATTTAAATGAAGAAAAAGATGTGCTTCATCCAGTTGTCAGTTTTTCTGGGGAGCAAACTGGAATTGAAGTTGATTTTGCATTTCAATTTAATGACGGATATTCAGAAAATGTCCTTTCATTTGTCAACAATGTACGGACAAAGGACGGAGGGACTCATGAAGCTGGTTTTAAAACAGCAATGACACGAACATTTAATGAATATGCTCGTAAAGTGGGGCTTTTAAAAGAAAAGGATAAGAATTTGGATGGTGCTGATATTCGGGAAGGGTTATCTGCGATCGTTTCTGTTCGCATTCCAGAAAATCTTTTACAATTTGAAGGTCAAACAAAAGGAAAATTAGGAACAAGTGAGGCCCGTTCAGTTGTTGATGCAGTCGTCTCTGAGCATCTTTCATACTTTTTAGAAGAGAATCCTGATATTAGCTCGTTGCTCATAAAAAAAACAATTAAAGCGTTCCAAGCAAGGGAAGCGGCGAGAAAAGCGCGAGAAGAAGCAAGAAGCGGAAAAAAACGAAAGCGTTCAGATGCGTTGCTGTCAGGCAAACTAACTCCAGCCCAATCGCGAAACCCAAAAAAAAATGAATTGTATCTCGTTGAGGGTGACTCTGCGGGCGGATCCGCAAAGCAAGGGCGTGACCGCCGGTTTCAAGCTGTTTTGCCATTACGAGGAAAGGTTATTAATACTGAAAAGGCGAAGCTTCAAGATATTTTTAAAAATGAAGAAATTAATACGATCATCCATGCGATCGGAGCAGGCGTCGGAGCCGATTTTAATTTAGAAGATATTAACTATGATAAAATCATCATTATGACAGACGCAGATACGGATGGAGCTCATATTCAAGTGCTCCTACTAACGTTTTTTTATCGTTATATGAAGCCGTTAGTAGAAGCAGGAAAGGTATTTATTGCTTTGCCTCCGTTATATAAAGTTAGTAAAGGCAGTGGAAAGAAGGAAATAATTGAATATGCATGGAATGACGACGAATTGCAAACAGTGCTTAAAAAAGTCGGCAAAGGATATAACTTTCAACGTTACAAAGGTTTAGGTGAAATGAATGCTGAGCAGCTGTGGGAAACGACGATGAATCCTGAAACGAGAACATTAATCAGGGTTCAAATCGATGATGGTGCAAGAGCAGAACGACGAGTCACGACGTTAATGGGTGACAAAGTAGAGCCGCGTCGAAAATGGATTGAAGCGAATGTTGCCTTTGGCCTAAATGAAGATAGCAATATTCTTGACAACGAAAATATTTCGGTCCAAGAGGGGGTTAAATAA
- the parC gene encoding DNA topoisomerase IV subunit A: MSTVEKFRDLPLEDVIGDRFGRYSKYIIQERALPDARDGLKPVQRRILYSMHVEGNTADKGFRKAAKTVGNVIGNYHPHGDVSVYEAMVRMSQEWKLRYLLIQMHGNNGSIDGDPPAAMRYTETRLSAIASEMLRDIEKKTVDFIPNFDDTSEEPTVLPAMFPNLLVNGSTGISAGYATEIPPHHLGEVIDAVMIKMDNPNATVDDLLKVIKGPDFPTGGIIQGIDGIKKAYETGKGKMIIRGKADIESVRGGKQQIVITEIPYDVNKATLVKKIDEFRLDRKLEGISEVRDESDRTGLRIVIELKKDTDANGVLNYLYKNSDLQIAYHFNMVAIHNKRPKLMGLCELLDAYIAHQKEVVTRRSQFELSKAKEREHIVEGLMKALSILDEVIKTIRASKDKRDAKNNLMAQFQFTEVQAEAIVSLQLYRLTNTDITALEKEAEQLAKKIKELTAILESERKLTNVIKKELKNVKKQFADERRTKVEAEIEEIKINLEVMIPNEDVIVTVTKEGYVKRTSLRSYAASNGQDFGMKESDRLLDKLEMNTTDVLLLFTNKGNYLYCPVHELPDKRWKDIGQHIANMIPIDRDELIIKAMPCLDFNNSSYVLFITKKGMLKKTELRQYKAQRYSKPLVALNLKDGDEVIDVHLTDGKKYIFLSSFLSYGLCFHEKEVNLVGLRAAGVKGMNLKTNDFVTAGQVIDHHDEAAIVIVTQRGAIKKMKLTEIELTSRAKRGAMMLRELKSNPHRIVGVVLSKNNEIVFISTEKGVIERIHVSELRYNDKYSNGSFLINELDSGEVKEVWTTEIEQANKNNRK, from the coding sequence ATGTCTACAGTAGAAAAATTTCGAGATTTACCTCTTGAGGATGTCATTGGTGACCGGTTTGGACGATATAGTAAATATATTATCCAAGAGCGTGCTTTACCTGATGCCCGTGATGGATTAAAGCCTGTGCAACGGAGAATCTTATATTCAATGCATGTTGAAGGCAATACGGCAGATAAAGGTTTTCGTAAAGCGGCTAAGACTGTCGGTAATGTCATCGGTAATTATCATCCTCATGGAGACGTATCTGTCTACGAGGCAATGGTTCGAATGAGTCAGGAATGGAAGCTGAGATACTTGCTCATTCAAATGCACGGTAATAATGGGAGCATTGATGGCGATCCACCTGCAGCTATGCGTTATACTGAGACAAGATTATCAGCCATTGCTTCAGAAATGCTTCGTGATATTGAAAAAAAGACAGTTGATTTTATTCCTAATTTTGATGATACATCAGAAGAACCAACCGTTTTACCAGCAATGTTTCCGAATTTACTTGTCAATGGTTCAACAGGAATTTCTGCAGGGTATGCTACTGAGATTCCTCCGCATCATCTTGGTGAGGTAATCGATGCGGTAATGATCAAAATGGATAACCCAAATGCAACTGTCGATGATTTATTAAAAGTAATCAAAGGACCTGATTTTCCAACAGGGGGAATTATCCAAGGAATAGACGGGATTAAAAAGGCTTATGAAACTGGAAAAGGAAAAATGATTATTCGGGGAAAAGCGGATATTGAATCAGTTCGAGGCGGGAAACAGCAAATTGTTATTACTGAAATTCCGTATGATGTGAACAAAGCAACTCTCGTAAAAAAAATCGACGAATTTCGTCTAGATCGTAAGCTTGAAGGGATTTCAGAAGTTCGTGACGAATCAGATAGAACTGGTTTACGCATCGTCATAGAATTGAAAAAAGATACGGATGCCAATGGTGTATTAAATTATTTATATAAAAACAGTGACTTGCAAATAGCTTATCATTTTAATATGGTTGCCATTCATAATAAGCGCCCGAAATTAATGGGATTATGTGAACTTCTTGATGCCTATATCGCACACCAAAAAGAGGTTGTTACAAGACGATCCCAATTTGAACTATCTAAGGCAAAAGAACGTGAGCACATTGTCGAAGGATTAATGAAAGCTTTATCTATTCTTGATGAAGTGATTAAAACAATACGTGCTTCAAAAGATAAACGTGATGCAAAAAATAATTTAATGGCTCAGTTTCAGTTTACAGAGGTGCAAGCAGAGGCAATAGTTTCATTGCAACTGTACAGATTAACGAACACTGACATTACAGCCCTAGAAAAAGAAGCGGAACAGTTAGCAAAAAAAATCAAAGAATTAACAGCTATTTTAGAAAGCGAACGGAAGCTAACGAACGTTATCAAAAAAGAATTGAAGAATGTAAAAAAACAATTTGCTGATGAACGCCGAACAAAAGTTGAAGCAGAGATTGAAGAAATTAAAATTAATCTAGAAGTGATGATACCAAACGAAGATGTGATTGTAACCGTAACAAAAGAAGGCTATGTAAAACGGACAAGTTTGCGCTCTTATGCTGCTTCAAATGGACAAGACTTCGGAATGAAAGAATCTGACAGATTACTCGACAAACTAGAAATGAATACGACTGACGTGCTCCTTCTTTTTACGAATAAAGGAAATTATTTATATTGTCCAGTTCATGAGCTCCCTGATAAAAGATGGAAGGATATCGGGCAGCATATTGCCAATATGATACCGATCGATCGTGATGAGCTAATTATAAAAGCCATGCCTTGTCTGGATTTCAACAATAGCAGCTATGTATTGTTTATAACTAAAAAAGGAATGTTAAAGAAAACGGAATTACGACAATATAAAGCACAACGATATTCTAAGCCACTTGTGGCGTTAAACTTAAAAGACGGCGATGAAGTCATTGATGTTCATCTTACTGACGGGAAAAAATATATTTTTCTCTCTAGTTTTTTAAGCTACGGTCTTTGTTTTCATGAAAAGGAAGTGAACCTTGTCGGACTCCGGGCAGCTGGGGTAAAAGGAATGAACTTAAAGACAAATGATTTTGTAACTGCTGGACAGGTGATTGATCACCACGACGAGGCAGCGATTGTCATTGTAACCCAACGCGGTGCCATTAAAAAAATGAAGCTCACTGAAATTGAGCTTACTTCTCGAGCAAAAAGGGGAGCGATGATGCTGCGTGAGTTGAAATCAAATCCTCATCGGATCGTCGGAGTTGTCCTATCAAAAAATAATGAGATCGTTTTTATCTCCACTGAAAAAGGTGTAATTGAAAGGATACATGTATCTGAGCTTCGTTATAATGACAAGTATTCAAACGGATCATTTCTTATTAATGAGTTAGACAGCGGGGAAGTAAAAGAGGTTTGGACAACAGAAATAGAACAAGCAAATAAAAATAATCGAAAATAA